The Nitrospira sp. CR1.1 sequence TACAGCCCTATGCTCGACGATCAGCGTTCACCTTCTGGCTGATGGCTAACTGCTGATCGCTGAATACTGTGCGTCTATCGTTGGATGTCATGACTATCACCTACAGGGAAGCGGTACGGAGCGGCATGCGGGAGGCCTTGCAGCGCGATCCTCGCGTATTCCTCATGGGGGAAGACGTCGGCAAGTACGGCGGCACCTATGCCTGCAGCAAAGGGTTTCTCGATGAGTTCGGCCCTGAACGGATTCGAGACACGCCGCTGTCAGAGAGCACCTTCGTCGGCGCGGGCATCGGCGCGGCGCTCGGCGGCATGCGCCCGATCGTGGAGGTCATGACCGTCAACTTCAGCCTGCTGGCGCTGGATCAAATCATGAACAATGCCGCCACGCTCCGGCATATGTCGGGCGGACAATTCAGCGTGCCGCTCGTCGTCCGCATGGCCACCGGCGCCGGCCGCCAAGTGGCCGCGCAACATTCGCATAGCCTGGAAGGTTGGTACGCGCATATTCCCGGCATTACTGTCCTGACACCCGCAACCGTCACCGATGCGCGCGGAATGCTGCTCACCGCTCTCGAACAACCGGATCCGGTCTTCATCTTCGAACACGCCTATCTGTATCCCATGGAAGGGCCTGTGGAAGAGGGACCGCTTGCGGTGGAGATCTCGCATGCGGCAATCCGTCGAGTCGGCAAAGATGTCAGTCTGCTCACCTTCGGCGGCAGCCTCTGGAAGGCGTTGGCAGCCGCAACACAACTGGCGCAGGATGGCATCGACGCCGAGGTGGTAGATCTACGGGTCTTGCGCCCGCTCGATCGTAACGGCCTTCTGACATCGGTCCGCAAAACGCACCGGGCCGTCGTGATCGACGAAGCCTGGCGCACCGGAAGTTTCGCCGCGGAAGTCTCCGCCGTGATCATGGAACAAGCCTTTTACGACTTGGACGCGCCGGTCGCGCGGGTGTGCAGCGAGGAGGTTCCGATTCCCTATCCGAAACATCTGGAGGAGGCGGCGCTGCCGACGGTGGAGAAAATCGTGCAGGCGGTTCGCAGGCTGCTGGGATAATCGATGGCTTGGCTGTTTCTTCATCACTCACCGCCTGTTCCCTTTCACATTTCACCCTTCGCGCTTCACGTTTCACGGAGGCTTGCTCATGGCTGAATTCGTCATGCCCACCCTTGGCGCGGACATGACCGAGGGGACCTTGGTGCAGTGGAAAAAACAGATCGGAGACCGGATCACGAAGGGAGACATCATCGCGGAGGTCGATACGGAAAAGGCCGCTATCGAGGTCGAATGCCATGCCAACGGGATCATCGAACAGTTGCTGACCAAGCCCGGAGACCAAGTACCAGTCGGCACGGTCATGGCGGTGATTCGTGAAGAAGGGCAGGCTGCGGCCGCAGTATCACAACCACAACAGATCGCGCCGCAGCCGGCGGCCCCTCAGCCAGTTCTCCCGCCCGGCGCCAAGGCCGCGCCCTCACCGTCTCCTGGCAGCCGCCTGCGCATCTCTCCCGCAGCCCGAAAGCTGGCCACCGAGCGAGGGTTTGATCCGACAGGCCTGCAGGGAACCGGTCCGGAGAGGGCCGTTACGCTGGAGGATATCGAACGAGCCACCGCCGTCACATCGGACATCGTAAAACCAGTCAGTCCCGCCGATCGCCAGGCGCGTATGCGGCAGACCATCGCGGCAGCCATGGCTCGCTCCAAACGCGAGATTCCCCATTATTATCTGAGCACAACGATCGACATGGGCCGCGCGCTCGCGTGGCTGAAGCAGGCAAATGAACAACGTCCAGTGACGGAACGTCTCCTCTATGGCGTCCTGTTGATCAAAGCGGTGGCCCTCGCGCTGCGTCAGGTTCCCGAGTTAAATGCGCTGTGGAAGGACGGCGACGCAGGCAGGACTAACCGGATTCATATCGGCACGGCCATTTCCCTGCGCCAGGGTGGCCTCGTTGCGCCGGCCTTGCACGACGCCGACCGCGCGAGTCTCGGCGACTTGATGCAACGGTTCCAGGACCTCGTGAAACGGGCCCGCGCCGGTTCGTTACGGAGTTCAGAACTGTCGGACCCGACCATCACCGTCACCAGCCTGGGCGAACAAGGAGTGGAAACCGTGTTCGGAGTCATTTATCCTCCGCAGGTGGCCTTGGTGGGATTCGGCAAGGTGGTTGAACGGCCGTGGGTGGCCGACGGGCGGATCGTCCCGCGGCCGGTCGTGACCGCCTCCTTGTCCGCCGACCATCGTGTCAGCGACGGCCATCGCGGAGGATTGTTTCTGGCGGAAATCGATCGCCTATTACAGGAGCCCCAATCGCTATGACGACCACCCCATCGGACGCTGACAATCGAGAACAGATCCTACGCCTCCTGGGCGAGATTGCCCCCGAAGCCGATCTGGCCTCGATCAACCCCGAGGTCAGTTTTCGAGACCAGCTCGACCTCGACTCGATGGACTTCCTCAACTTCGTGGTGGCCATCCACAAGGCATTCCACCTTGAGATCCCTGAAACCGATTATCCCAAATACATGACCTTGAACGGCTGTCTCGCTCAACTCTCAGCCGCCCGATCATGACAGACGCACGACCGTCGCCAGCCGATTCCTGCATTTTGAAAGTCGTCGTCGGCTCGCACGCGCACGGCCTGGCCGGACCGGACAGCGACAAGGATTTTCGCAGCGTCTTCGTGCTGCCTACCGCCGAATTATTCCGAGTCGGTTTCAAATACCAAGGCACGAGGATGATGAAGGAGGAAGACGACGAGACCGCCTGGGAAATCGGGCACTTTCTCCAACTCGCGTTACAGGGCCACCCGTTGGTGCTGGAGACGCTGGTCGCGCCGGTGGTGACAATGGATGATTGGGGCACAGAGCTGCGGGGGCTCTTCCCCCGTCTCTGGTCCGCAGACACCGCCTATGAGTCGTTTCTCAACTACTGCGAGAACCAGCGCAAGAAGATGCTGGAGAAAAAAGATGGCCGGCCGGCGAAATACGCCGCCGCCTACGTGCGGGTACTGTTTAACCTCTGTGAATTACTGGAACGGGGCAGCTTCAGCATCAGGATCTCGGAAACCCCCGTGGGTGAAGCAGTCCGTCGGATCAAAGCCGGACAGTACCGCCCCGGCGAGGTCATCGATCTCGGAGAATATTGGAGCGAGGAAGCCGCACGCCGCCTTCGCACCTGTACACAACAGGCGCGCCCGGATCTCGCCGATGCCTTTCTGCTTAAACTGCGGAAGGCTTTTCTTTTCTAGCCGGCGACACGACAAGAAAAAACCCGCTTCCGTGTGGAGATCAGACCTGCCGACCGAGCGAGATCCATCCGGACACCCCGGCACAACGCTCACACCGGATGTCCCGCGCCTCCCGTTCATCGGGCTCCCTTAGAGCCGTGCCTCATACTGGCACCGAGATGGAAGCGCGTCCCTTCAGAACTGATCCCGAAACCGCCACAGGCGCAACCCCCGAACCAACTCTTCGCTGCACGGAAGCGGGGATGTCGACCTTATCCCGGCTCCACCTCCCTTCATGTATCGAGTAAGCACGGCCGGCTTGAAATCAATGAGGTAATTGGCACCAATGCCGCACCACCACGCTGCCCCGTATCGCCCCACTGAGATGACGATCCGACACGCCTCTCCGCCAGGCGAATGAACTTCGCGGCTCCAGAGGACAAGACGTTCCACGATGTTTCCTGGCATCGAGCCTGCAATACTTCGAAACAGGCACGCAGCCGGCTGAACCCTGAGAGGACACCTGCAGAACAGAGAAAGGAGAGACGACCATGAGTGGACTCACCCGCTGGGAACCATTTCGCACACAGTTCAATCCCTGGAGAGAGTTGGAAGATGTCGAGAAACGCCTCTCCGCCATGTGGGGCCGGACGCCGGCGAAGGCAGACGGCCAGCAGGAAGCCATTGCAGTCGCGGAATGGTCTCCCCTGGTCGACATCACCGAAGACGAGAAGGAATACCTGATTAAGGCGGAGTTGCCGGAGATCAAAAAAGAAGACGTGAAACTGACGGTGCAGGACAATGTGCTAGCCATCTCCGGCGAGCGCAAATACGAGAAGGAAGAGAAGGGCAAGAAGTATCATCGCGTCGAGCGCGCGTACGGGAGTTTCCTGCGGAGCTTCACGCTCCCGGAAGATGCCGACGGCAGCAAGGTCGCCGCGGAATACAAAGAAGGCATCCTCAAAGTGCATCTGCCGAAATCGGAACAGGTCAAAGCGAAATCGATCGAGGTGAAGGTCTCCTAACCGAAAGGAGCGCCCGTGTTCAAACATCCTCGCTATCTGGATATTCCCTGGGAAATGCATTGGCACCCGGACAATGCGCCCGGTCACCACTGGCGGCTGATACTGCTCATGATCGTCGCGGCGCTGTTCCTCATCGGTGTAGGGGTGACGAGCGGATTGTGGTAATTCGACTCACGGCATCGCTGCAAACCGGGAAGCGCGTAGAGGAGCGGAAGGGCATGTTCAAAAACCGTGAAGAAGCCGGCGAACTCCTGGCGCAGGAACTGGTCGCCTTTCGCAACGACCCTGATGCCATCCTGCTCGCGCTTCCGCGCGGAGGGGTGACGGTGGCCTATCAAGTGAGCCTGGCTCTGCACCTTCCGCTCGACGTGCTCATCACCCGCAAAATCGGCGCGCCGGGAAATCCGGAATATGCGCTGGGCGCTGTCAGTGAAACAGGAGCGGTCTACTGGAATCAGGACGCTCTATCCGACCTTGCGCTTTCGGAACGTGAACGCGCTGCCGCCGTACAGGCGCAACAAAAGGAAGTCTCCCGGCGGGTGGCGTTGTACCGGCAGGGACGGCCCTTCCCGAACCTGAAAGACCGGACCGTCATTATTGTGGACGACGGTTTGGCAACCGGCGCCACTTTCTTTGCCTCGGTCGAGACCGCGCGGCAGGCCCATCCGCGCCGCATCATCGGTGCGATCCCGGTCGGCCCTCGCAGCACCGTGCAGGAAGCCCGCAGCCTGGTCGATCAACTAGTGGTGCTGCGGGTTCCGGAACCCTTTTATGCCGTCGGGAATTTTTACCGGGACTTCGAGCAGGTCGAAGACCGGGACGTGTTGCAGTATCTCAACCTGGCTGAAGAAGCGTTCATCTCCAAATCGTAACTCAGGAATGGTTTCCGACGACCGCCACACCGGCGAAGAAAGGAACTGTACGCGATGAACAACCACCCCGAAGGCGGCCACAGCGCGCGCCGCGATCGATTCGTTGAGGAATATAAACACGATTCGTACAAGATGCCGGGCAAGTTGAAGGAACCGACCGTCTGCAAGACATGCGGCGCCCTCTACCATAAAGGTCGCTGGACCTGGGACACCAGGCCGGCGGCCGCCGAGCAGATCATCTGTCCGGCGTGCCTCCGCATCCAGGACAAAAATCCCAAAGGATTCGTGACCCTGAAAGGACCGTACAAGGCGCAGCATCGCGATCAGGTGATGGGGCTCATCCATAATACCGAGGCGCAGGAAAAGAAAACCTATCCCCTGGCTCGTATTATGACGATCGAAGACCGGGATGAGGGTCTGGTCGTCCTCACTACCGATGCCCACTTGCCCCGGCGTATCGGCGAAGCATTGAAACATTCGCACCATGGCGAGTTGGACATTCAGTACGACCGGGACGAGGATTTCATCCGAATCACATGGACCGGCTAGGCATCAGGGCCGGACAGCGTGCGCAGGGAGACCTTCACGATCGGACCCGATTGAAACGAGGTGGTCATGGGTGCGCGGCGTCGGAGATGGACTCAAGGAAGCGGGCTTCTGATCGGTGGAATCCTGGTCATGGCAGCCATGTTGCCGGCAGCAACGGCCGAGGTGCAACTCCTGCCAGGCGCGGCGGCCGATCTCGATCAGGCGACGATGAACGGAGTGATGAAGACCTTTCAGCAAGCGGATGACGCGCTTCGGGCGCGTCATGTGGATGGCGTGATGGCGATATATTCCGATCAGTACAACTATCACGGACTGAAGAAACACGACATGCACAAAGTCTGGGTGAATCTGTTGGATGAATTCCAGGATCTCGCCGACGTTCATCACTTCTCCCGCATGAGCAAAATCGGCTCAGGCTCCAACACCATTATTGAGGTAACCTGCACGGGCAGCCTGACAGGCCTGTCGAAAACCGGCGGCTTACGCGTGCCGATCGACAGTTGGTATGAGGAAATCCACTATATGACGTGGGAGGACGGACAGTGGCGAATCCGAGGCAATGTCGGCGATTCACCTCGGCTCATGCCCTTCGGCACGTCACCGCATCCGTTGTTTTAGCCCCCATGGTCATGACGATTCGTCGCGAAATCGCCGAGTCACGTTGGGGCACCGGCGCGAGGAGACGGGAGGGGCCGAGGCGTACGCTTGTAGTACGTTGAGGACCCGAGGGGCGAGCCCGCCGGCCGAAGGCCCGACGCAGCGGTGAGTCGGCGATTGCGGCAGAAGTGCTCATGAACCATGCGGGCTAGTGAAAGGAGTCCTATGCGCGTCCTGATCGCACTCGATTGGTCGGAACAGGCGTTCGCAGCCGTTCGAGAAGTCTCGTATCTGTATGACCTGCAGGAGGTCGTTCTGGTACATGGGATCGATCTGGGCATGTTTCAATATCCGATCGTCGCGGAAGTCAGCAACATGCAAGGCTACGACGAATTCCGCCAGGCCATGGAACGGGCCGGCCAACAACTGTTGGATCATACCGCCACGCTCCTGCCGCCCCAGGGCCTGTCGGTCACGCGAGTCTGTGAATTCGGCAAACCGGCATCGCTGATTTTGGACAAGGCGCGAGACATGCGGCCGGAGTTAATCGTGATCGGGGCGCGCGGAAGAGGCCGCGTCGGCGAATTCGTCCTGGGCAGCGTGTCGCATCGTGTCGCGCTGCACGCGGAGTGCACGACCCTGATCGTGAAGGAACGGGAGGGACCGGTGAAACGCGTCACCGTTGCCATTGAAGGACACGAGGATGCCGCGCGCATCAAATCCTGGTTGCTCGCTCATCCCTTCAAGAATCCTGTCGATTTGACGATCGCGAGCGTCGTGCGACCGATCCCGGCCACCGACCCCTTCAGCCTGTTCCCCCTCCAGGATTGGACCGGCATCGCCGTGCGATCGGCGGAGGATCTCGTCAAAAATCTGGCGGCGTCGGTCATGAATCATCGGTATTCGGTCGGCACACAGGTCGCGGTGGGCGACCCGACTGATATCCTGACGGAGCGTGCCCGTTCGGCGGACCTGTTGATCATCGGGTCTCACGGACGGAAGGGACTTGAGCGGTTCCTGCTGGGCAGCATTTCCCATGCGCTCTTGCACCGGGTCCCTTGTCCAGTGTTGTTGGTGCGATAACCTCCCGGTCGTCCGGCGGCGAGACGTTAAACCATAAAGGAGCCAGCGCATGAAAACCTTCAGCATTCTCTGTGCCCTCAGCCTTGTGATGCTCGGCAGTTCATGGGCCGCCGGCCAAA is a genomic window containing:
- a CDS encoding alpha-ketoacid dehydrogenase subunit beta, producing MTITYREAVRSGMREALQRDPRVFLMGEDVGKYGGTYACSKGFLDEFGPERIRDTPLSESTFVGAGIGAALGGMRPIVEVMTVNFSLLALDQIMNNAATLRHMSGGQFSVPLVVRMATGAGRQVAAQHSHSLEGWYAHIPGITVLTPATVTDARGMLLTALEQPDPVFIFEHAYLYPMEGPVEEGPLAVEISHAAIRRVGKDVSLLTFGGSLWKALAAATQLAQDGIDAEVVDLRVLRPLDRNGLLTSVRKTHRAVVIDEAWRTGSFAAEVSAVIMEQAFYDLDAPVARVCSEEVPIPYPKHLEEAALPTVEKIVQAVRRLLG
- a CDS encoding ATPase, with translation MNNHPEGGHSARRDRFVEEYKHDSYKMPGKLKEPTVCKTCGALYHKGRWTWDTRPAAAEQIICPACLRIQDKNPKGFVTLKGPYKAQHRDQVMGLIHNTEAQEKKTYPLARIMTIEDRDEGLVVLTTDAHLPRRIGEALKHSHHGELDIQYDRDEDFIRITWTG
- a CDS encoding phosphoribosyltransferase — translated: MFKNREEAGELLAQELVAFRNDPDAILLALPRGGVTVAYQVSLALHLPLDVLITRKIGAPGNPEYALGAVSETGAVYWNQDALSDLALSERERAAAVQAQQKEVSRRVALYRQGRPFPNLKDRTVIIVDDGLATGATFFASVETARQAHPRRIIGAIPVGPRSTVQEARSLVDQLVVLRVPEPFYAVGNFYRDFEQVEDRDVLQYLNLAEEAFISKS
- a CDS encoding 2-oxo acid dehydrogenase subunit E2 — protein: MAEFVMPTLGADMTEGTLVQWKKQIGDRITKGDIIAEVDTEKAAIEVECHANGIIEQLLTKPGDQVPVGTVMAVIREEGQAAAAVSQPQQIAPQPAAPQPVLPPGAKAAPSPSPGSRLRISPAARKLATERGFDPTGLQGTGPERAVTLEDIERATAVTSDIVKPVSPADRQARMRQTIAAAMARSKREIPHYYLSTTIDMGRALAWLKQANEQRPVTERLLYGVLLIKAVALALRQVPELNALWKDGDAGRTNRIHIGTAISLRQGGLVAPALHDADRASLGDLMQRFQDLVKRARAGSLRSSELSDPTITVTSLGEQGVETVFGVIYPPQVALVGFGKVVERPWVADGRIVPRPVVTASLSADHRVSDGHRGGLFLAEIDRLLQEPQSL
- a CDS encoding Hsp20 family protein: MSGLTRWEPFRTQFNPWRELEDVEKRLSAMWGRTPAKADGQQEAIAVAEWSPLVDITEDEKEYLIKAELPEIKKEDVKLTVQDNVLAISGERKYEKEEKGKKYHRVERAYGSFLRSFTLPEDADGSKVAAEYKEGILKVHLPKSEQVKAKSIEVKVS
- a CDS encoding acyl carrier protein, giving the protein MTTTPSDADNREQILRLLGEIAPEADLASINPEVSFRDQLDLDSMDFLNFVVAIHKAFHLEIPETDYPKYMTLNGCLAQLSAARS